The segment TACCAGCATTTGAACGATCGCGCTTTGATTTTTCTTCAGCAAACCCTACAGTTTCAATTCGGATGAAATATTTGTTATAGAGATTTTTCGCTTTTGACACCCTATTATTGGGTTTGGGAAAGGTCGGTTAGGCTGAACGATCGCTCCCAAACTCTGCCTAAAACCCTACCTAATGAGGGCGATCGCCAAACCCCAGCTTTCGATTCTGTGGCTCCAAGTTTGGGGGCTTGCGACTGTCTAGGGGGCGATCGCCGGGGCAGGGGTTGTTTTTTCTACCGAGGCCATGCGTTCACCTTTCTTTTGCCCGTTCTATTCAATAACGTTGGCTCAATACTCTACAACACGCCCTTAGAACTAGGAATCAGTCCGGCACGGCGCGGATCAATTTCTACAGCCATACGCAACGCCCGAGCAAAGGCTTTGAAGGTTGCTTCGATAATGTGGTGAGAGTTGATGCCGTCGAGTTGGCGAATGTGTAGGGTCATGTGGGAATGGTTGACGACTGCGACGAAGAATTCTCGGACAAGTTGAGTGTCATAGCTGCCAACCCGTTGAGTCGGAATGTCGAGTCCGTAGCTAAGATGGGGACGACCTGAAAAGTCGAGTGTAACTTGAACCAGTGCTTCATCAAGAGGGGCGAAGAAGTGCCCAAAGCGGACAATGCCTTTGCGATCGCCCAAGGCTTGACCCAGTGCCTGCCCCAGAGTAATTCCTACGTCTTCATTAGTATGGTGATCGTCAATTTCAATATCGCCTGTGGCTTTTACTTCCAGGTCAATCAGCCCATGGGAAGAAATTTGGTGCAGCATGTGATCTAAAAAAGGAATGCCTGTAGATGCAGCACATTTTCCCTGCCCGTCCAAATTAAGGCTGACTTGCACATCTGTTTCTCCCGTCGTGCGGTGAACGGACGCAGTGCGAC is part of the Timaviella obliquedivisa GSE-PSE-MK23-08B genome and harbors:
- the hisB gene encoding imidazoleglycerol-phosphate dehydratase HisB is translated as MQTRDSLDNRSLLTLPGLEGRTASVHRTTGETDVQVSLNLDGQGKCAASTGIPFLDHMLHQISSHGLIDLEVKATGDIEIDDHHTNEDVGITLGQALGQALGDRKGIVRFGHFFAPLDEALVQVTLDFSGRPHLSYGLDIPTQRVGSYDTQLVREFFVAVVNHSHMTLHIRQLDGINSHHIIEATFKAFARALRMAVEIDPRRAGLIPSSKGVL